In the Sphingobacterium sp. PCS056 genome, CTGCAACTCCGTGATCTGTTTTGGATAGATCCGCGAGTAAATTAGTGGATCATTATTTCAATATTTATTTGTTAATGGTTGAGATGGAGTAAATGACAGATGATGAGGATTATGTTGATAACGAAAAGCTCAATAAATCATCTTTTTACTTACTGCAGAGTCATTTATTGTGGCGAAGGAGAATCCGTATTAAGAAAAGTGAAAGTCTAATAAAAAAGAGGTAATATTGTTAGAACACCGGCTTGAATTAGGATTTATATTTTATAATTTAATTAATAGCTTTAAAGTAATTAAGTAATGTTTGATTTTTGGAAATTTTATAAAGGACTGTTTAGTAGGGATAATTATTTCGACAATTATTGGGATAAGTTCCCTGAGGGGCGACATTTACAGTTTAAAAAAGAAACACTTTCTTTACTGAAAAACAATGTTGCAAATAAAGATGAAAAGGGATTAGCTAATACCTTAGCAGTTCTTTGTAGTGATGGAGCAGACAGCGATTATACAGATATTTTGCTACAACTTTTAGATGAGAAATGGCACATTTCTGAAGAGGACATTATAACCGTTCTTGAATTAATTAAAGACCCTCAAAGTGTGAACAAATTATATGAAGTTGCTCTTGACGTTCCTGATTACGATGAAATGAGAGCTATAGCAAAAAAATGTATATGGGCATTAAGTGCAGTTAATACACCTGAAGCAGTTCAAAAGTTAAAGTTGTTAACAAAAGTTGATGACCCAATTATAAAGGAAAATGCAATATTTGAACTTGAAGTGGTTCTCAAAAAGAAATAACTGGTAAGGTAATTATGATTTGGAGGAAATAACAAAAAAGTTTTGAAAATATGCTTGATTGCAGGTATTACACTACAAAAAACTGAATGACGACAAAAAAGGCATATGAACTATTAGCATCTTTGCCAGTTTATGGACCAATGGATGTGTCAGTAACAGAAAGTGGAGAACCATTTTATTCCGAAGGTTTTCCTGTTCGTTTCTATAAAAATGACGGCACAGAATGGGTAGCGAACTTTCAACCAGGTTGGACAGACTTTGCAGAAATTATAGAACTTGAAAAAACACAAAACTTGTTAGTAATTGCTCGTGGCACTTGTTACATAATGAATCCCAACGACACAAAACCTATCGACGTTTTCGGAGTTGGCTATTGCGATATTTTGAAAGCAAGTAAAAATAGATATGTATTTCAAGACTAGATCGACCCCACAATTTTTGAGCAAGATGGAACACATTGGAATACAGAACGAATTTCTTGGGATGGATTAGCAGAAATTAAAGTTGAAAATAATTTAGTATCGGGATTAGCGTTTTATCCAATGAATGATGCTGACGAATGGATTGAGTTTCAGTATGACCTTGACACAAAAACTTTGACGGGTGGAAGTTTTATTCATTTTGAGAATAAAAAACCTTGGTGGAAAATATGGTAACAGAAAAGTTTGCTTGCCCCTGTTGTGGCTACAAGACATTTATAGAAAGATCCAATGGCTTAATAAAAAAAATACTAATATATTTAGTTTTTATTCGTATCTTTATTACTGTTAACCAATTGATAAACCGTTATGAGTGTACATTCAAGACGTTTAAAGCCGCCTAAGAAGAATGATGAGCTTTTGAAAGCCATTTTTGAGGATAATTTTCCTGATTTTTTGCGGTTTATGTATCCAGATGCCGATGCTACCTTTGATCTCGGGCGTGGATTGACTTTCATGGATAAAGAATTGTTGGAGATCATTCCCTATCGTGAGCGTAAAAAAGGGAAGCGTGTCGCAGATCTTCTGGTCAAAGTTTATTTAAAAGACGGAAGCGAGAAGTGGATTTTAGTGAATACCGAAATTGAAGGCGGACATGATTCCGATTTCTCACATCGTATCTTTCAATATTTTTACAGACTACTAGACCGTTATCGAGTTCCTGTGGAGACCATTGCTGTTTTTACTGGAGGGCGTTCACAGCCATGTACTGATGAATACCATTTTGCAGTTTTCCGTACGTCATTACGCTTTCAGTATTTGAGCTATCAAATTTTTGATCATGACGAATCACAGCTACTTGATATGGACAATATATTTGCGTATATTGTTTTGGCATGCCAGAAAGCTTTAGATGAAGATAAGATCCCAGAGCAGGAGCTCGCCGAACAGCGTAGTACAATCGCTCGAAGGCTCATCGAGACCAATAAGTATAGTAAAGATCGTATAATGAGCTTTTTAGTTTTTTTAAAGAGTTTTCTTTTTATACGAGATAAAGAAATAAATAGTAACTTTGATCAATACATTTATCAAGTGACAGGAGGCACAATCGAAATGGGTGTAATAGAAACAATCAAACGACAAGAAAGAGAAAAAGGAATTCAGTCTGGAATAGAAAAAGGGATAGAGAAAGGGATAGAAAAAGGAATTGAAAGAGGCAAGCGAGAAGAATCTATCGCCATTGCTTTAGAGTTCAAAAAAATGGGCTTGCCTATTGCAGATATTGCAAAAGGTACAGGTCTTACCATCGACGAGATTGAAAAACTGAAATAAAACTCAGATCATATAAAAAACGTATAAAGCCATTCTGTTAAGAATGGCTTTATACGTTTTATACCCTCCTTACGGTTTACCGTATCCACTAATCAAACCAATCCATTATTTTCGGGCTTTTAAAACAGTATTCATCATACACCATGATCGTTACCAGTACCCATACCATCGAGGGGAGAGAAGTCCTGCGTTATTTTGATCCCATATCAGCAACAGCTGTTATTGGAGCGAATGCTTTGGGTGCAATCCGGAGCGAGCTTCGTAGCGTTTGCTTCGCAGATCCCTTCGGGATTCTTCGGTGGGTACTCCCGCAATTATGAAAACAAAAATAGGAGCTATATAAGAGCGTAGTGGAGTCTTTAAAGCAAAATGCACGAAGCTATCGGGCAAATGCTGTTATAGGCTTCAGCGTCCATATTGATGAGCTCTCGGGCAAAGGAACGCCAATCGTTTATGATCACCGCTATCGGTACACCTGTATTGCTCAATGAAATTAAACATATACAAGCTGAAGCGGTAGGTGGAGATATCGATGGATCTGTTATTAAGAACAAAGTCAAAGCAAGCTTGATCATAGAACGCTATACCGGTATCTATACCATGGACAATGCTACAGCCGATTTTATAGCTACATCCCGATTGACCGAATTTGTACCCTTGCTATTCAAAGCGATGAATGAAACAGGGGAGGATCAAGAATTCAAAGACCGTCAAGCCACGCTCTCCCGTTATTTTGATTTCCTGGACAAAGATCAAGCTATAGCCATACTCTATGGACAATTGCTATCCGATGATTTAACCGGTGCGCAGTTTAAAATCATTAACAAAGCGATCAGCGGTTCCAATCTTATCGATTACGATCAGGTGGCGAAACTGTTAGCAGGATCTTTATTGGCAAAAAAGACAGCGCTGAAAGTACTTATCTTAGACAAAGACTGGTATTCCGCTGAAGATATTGCCTATCTACAGACATTGAAAGGAGAGGGCTTGGTACAGCTATTTCCAGAAGTAGTGACAGTTAAAGAATCAAAGGGCATGTTTTCATCGGGAAAAGAAGTATGGGAATGTTTATGTGGCAATAGTAATAAGCTTGATGCTACAGCATGTAGTTCTTGTACCAAAGATAAACGAGGCTTTTGTTCTGAAGAATTAAAATCCGAGGCTGTGCGGAACCTGATTAACCGGAGATTAGCGGTTATTGAAGGAATTTAATAGTGAAAACAACTATTTTACTTTTTAATGTTTAATTTTCACGGTATATTGTGGTTGATTTTGTGTGAAAAAGTATAAAGCCAATTATTTATTAACAGTTTATATTGATGTGTCAAATTGCGAATGTTTAGGATATTACATACTAAATGATAAACCACGTATAATTGAATTTTTAGATTATGATAGTAAACTACGTCCGAATCGAGAATTATAGGAATTTTAAGTATTTTGAAACCACTTTAAATAAGTTGGCCATTATTATAGGTGAAAATGATTCTGGTAAATCTAACTTTCTTCACGCCTTAAAACTTCCTTTTGTTCAAATGAACTTGAATTCAGAAGCAAAAATCTTTTGTCGTTAGATTTTAATGCAGAATGCGTTAAACAATTTTATGATAAGATAAAAAGTGATGCTGATGACAAGGAGTTGTCTGGTAGTATTCCAAGAATAAGGGTTACAGTACGATTTGAAAATGTTGGAAATGATCATTATGCCAAAGCTATAGTAGGAAACTGGATAAAAACTGAAAATGGCAATACTTTTTATGAAATTCAGTACAATTACCAACCTAAAAACGAGAAAGACTTTCTTGAATTGACAAAGAAGCTTATACAGACTAGTGATTCAAATAAGAATGATCTCTCGCTACTGATACCTGCAGAACTTTATGAGTATTCGATAATCTCTACTAATAATTTTAAGACTATTCCTTACAACGATCTTAAACATATTACTATAAACTCTATCAATGCTGAACGGGATGATTTCTCGGAATCAAGTTCTATGAAATCAAATAGTATTTTGACGCGTTTGTTGGAAAAGAAGCTTAGTAAAGATGAAAAAGCTAAGATTCACGAGGCTTACTTTGGATTTTTTAAAGAGATTAAAGATCAGGATAATTTTAAAAAGATATTTACACGGGATGTGGAATTTCCTGATCTGGATCGGTTTGTTGCCAATATTGACTGTATACCAAATCTTGCGAATCTGAAAAATATATTGTCTAATATTACCTTGGCTTATGGTGACGAGTTTTTATATCAAAAGGGGCTTGGCCAGCGAAATATTATTTTCATTATATTATTTTTTCAACATTTTAAAAGTAATAAGTCCTGTTTTAATTTAAGCTTTATCGAAGAACCAGAATCGCATCTTAGCACGAATAATTTAAATTTGGTAATTGATTACATTAAGAAAAGTGTAGCGATCAGCGGCAATCTGTTTCAGACGATAATATCAAGTCATTCTCCTCAGGTAATTAATAAGCTTGAATTTGAAAATGTAATTGCTTTCTCTGGAAATATGGCTGTCTCTTTTAAAAATGTGGATAGTGCGTTGGTAAAATATTTATCGAAACGTCCCAATTTTGATATATTGAAATTGTTATTTTCCAATAGGATAATTCTAGTGGAAGGAACCACCGAAGAAATGTTTATTAATACAATACTGGATTTAGACAAAAATATCCTAACTAATATTGATGTAATAAGTATTAGCCAAAAAGGATATAAGACTTTTCTTGAAATATGGAAAAAATTAAATGAAGGAAATACTAAGAAAATTGGTGTAATTCGTGATTATGATGATCAACCCAATGCAAAAATGGAGCACGATGCCTACGACAACAAAAAGACTATTTTCGTAGAGACTACAAAAGGATATACGTTGGAAGACGATATTGTTTCCACAGGAAATAACTGTGCACTTATATCAAAACACTTTGGTTTGAATAATGATGAGCAAACGGTCTCAGGTTTTTTAAAATCTAGTAAGGTGGATTATATGTTTGACCTTTGTAATGCGATGCAGGATGGAAGTATAGTAATTTCAATACCTGAACACATAACCTCTGTTTTAAAGAACTTGCAATGATAGAAATCCAGATCGCAGGTGCCGGTGCCGGTAAGACATATAACTTATCAGAAAAAATCATCAAATTCCACGAGGATAATGATTCACATAAACTGATTTATGCCATTACTTATACCAATGCAGCAAAGAATAAAATAAATGATCAAATTATGAAGAGACTTGGATATATACCGGATCAAGTAAGAATTGAGACAGTTCATAGCTTTTTTCTTAATGAAATAATCTATCCGTATTCTCATTTTACAATTTCAGAGGTTTATAATAATGCTGTTGCGCATTCCCTTCCGACTGTTCATGCCTATAAATATAAGAAAATTAGGTTGTTAAAGGAAAAATATATAATCCACAGCGAATCGGTCTTTAATAAAGCAAAGATGATTATTGATCGCTCGAATAGCAAACATGGAAATAAAGCAAAAAAAGCAAAAGTTGATTTTGTAAATTCTCACATCGCTGCAAAAATCAGCCATATTTTTATTGATGAGGCCCAGGATCTAGATGGGGATGCCTTGTGTGTATTTAAAATTTTGGGCGCGAATGAAATAGCTGTATTTATGATTGGAGATCCTAAGCAGGCTATAAAGTTCCCTGGTGTATTCAGAGATTTTATAAAGCAGGCTATAGGAAAAGATTTCAGTGTTTTATCCAATAATAACTTTACAAAAAGAGTGCCAGTTGAAATTTTAAAATTATCAAACGAACTGTGTTTAAGTGATGAAAAACAGACCAATACTAGTGGAAAAGTCGGTAGGGTAGGTTATATTAAATCGAGTAATAGAAATTATCATTCAATAATTGATCATTACAAATCTATGGGGAATTTAGTTTATATTGAAGAAAAACAGGGGTGCTACGATACACATTCCAGCCGTCATCTTTTCTTACCAATGTCCATAGAAGAAAAATTAATTGACATTGCCATAAACCGAGATTTAGACGGTCGTTTATTCGTATCATCAATCCTTTCAGAGATTGCTGAGCGTCTCAATAATAACTCTTCAAAACAGATAATTGCTTGGCTTTCCAGATATTCTGATCTAAGACTTGAAAAAAAGGAGTATGCTGAACTTATCCAACATTTGCAACAGTTATTGGACGTGATTAAAAGCTCTAAATATGTGGTTTCTAGTATTGACGCAGTAAAAGGATTGGAGTCTGAAGTATGTATTTTCATATTGAATCAGACAATGTATGACTACATCACTCAAAATATTCTAGAATCTAAGTATCACAATAAGAATTGGAATAAAGCATATGTTGCACTGACACGAAGTTGCGATACACTAATATTTGCTTTGGATCAAGAGCTGTTTTCAAGAAATACTATTGTGGAAGTCGAGAGTTACTTAAAAAAAGCAGGTATTGATGAAATTAATTTTATTTAATTTCTTTCGTATGACTATTTTCCCGGCTAATCCGATTGAAGTAACCTTCGCCAGATACAAAGATTACCAAACATAGCTCATGAATACTTATAAAAAACACGAATTAGTAAAGCAAATTTTTTTTTCTGTATAGAAAAGGCACCAATAAAATTAATGTACCTAATCATAAAAGATATATTAAATAGGTGTACAATGCCAATGCACAATTAGAACTTGACCATAGCTCAACATTATTAAATTTGGAAATATGGTCAAGCTCGATTAAGGCTTGTAGGATTAGGTTAGCTATCCTTAAACAAAGTTTGAGTTTTACTCCCGTCTATGTTAAAAATACTTAATTCTACAAGTAAAAATCGGTGCATTTTAAATTCTCTTGTTGTTTATCTATTTTTAAATCTAATTCGT is a window encoding:
- a CDS encoding HEAT repeat domain-containing protein → MFDFWKFYKGLFSRDNYFDNYWDKFPEGRHLQFKKETLSLLKNNVANKDEKGLANTLAVLCSDGADSDYTDILLQLLDEKWHISEEDIITVLELIKDPQSVNKLYEVALDVPDYDEMRAIAKKCIWALSAVNTPEAVQKLKLLTKVDDPIIKENAIFELEVVLKKK
- a CDS encoding AAA family ATPase: MIVNYVRIENYRNFKYFETTLNKLAIIIGENDSGKSNFLHALKLPFVQMNLNSEAKIFCR
- a CDS encoding ATP-dependent nuclease, which gives rise to MSLDFNAECVKQFYDKIKSDADDKELSGSIPRIRVTVRFENVGNDHYAKAIVGNWIKTENGNTFYEIQYNYQPKNEKDFLELTKKLIQTSDSNKNDLSLLIPAELYEYSIISTNNFKTIPYNDLKHITINSINAERDDFSESSSMKSNSILTRLLEKKLSKDEKAKIHEAYFGFFKEIKDQDNFKKIFTRDVEFPDLDRFVANIDCIPNLANLKNILSNITLAYGDEFLYQKGLGQRNIIFIILFFQHFKSNKSCFNLSFIEEPESHLSTNNLNLVIDYIKKSVAISGNLFQTIISSHSPQVINKLEFENVIAFSGNMAVSFKNVDSALVKYLSKRPNFDILKLLFSNRIILVEGTTEEMFINTILDLDKNILTNIDVISISQKGYKTFLEIWKKLNEGNTKKIGVIRDYDDQPNAKMEHDAYDNKKTIFVETTKGYTLEDDIVSTGNNCALISKHFGLNNDEQTVSGFLKSSKVDYMFDLCNAMQDGSIVISIPEHITSVLKNLQ
- a CDS encoding UvrD-helicase domain-containing protein, encoding MIEIQIAGAGAGKTYNLSEKIIKFHEDNDSHKLIYAITYTNAAKNKINDQIMKRLGYIPDQVRIETVHSFFLNEIIYPYSHFTISEVYNNAVAHSLPTVHAYKYKKIRLLKEKYIIHSESVFNKAKMIIDRSNSKHGNKAKKAKVDFVNSHIAAKISHIFIDEAQDLDGDALCVFKILGANEIAVFMIGDPKQAIKFPGVFRDFIKQAIGKDFSVLSNNNFTKRVPVEILKLSNELCLSDEKQTNTSGKVGRVGYIKSSNRNYHSIIDHYKSMGNLVYIEEKQGCYDTHSSRHLFLPMSIEEKLIDIAINRDLDGRLFVSSILSEIAERLNNNSSKQIIAWLSRYSDLRLEKKEYAELIQHLQQLLDVIKSSKYVVSSIDAVKGLESEVCIFILNQTMYDYITQNILESKYHNKNWNKAYVALTRSCDTLIFALDQELFSRNTIVEVESYLKKAGIDEINFI